A single genomic interval of Alistipes provencensis harbors:
- a CDS encoding YgiQ family radical SAM protein, whose product MFLPTTIKEVRERGWDQLDVIFFSGDAYIDHPAFGAAVVGRLLEAEGYRVAIVPQPNWRDDLRDFTKLGTPRLFFGVSGGSMDSMVNHYTANLRLRHDDAYTPGGRAGFRPDHAVTVYSQILKRLYPHVPVVIGGIEASLRRLTHYDYWSDALKPSILADSGADLLIYGMGERVVQEVARAMRNGYNAKLLRKIRQVAFLSDENYVSRLDPATTIRLNSYEKCVADKVAFGENFTVIETQSNLMNPEATLVEAVGDRYTVVTPANTTLSTEELDHSFDLPYERAPHPRYAGKGDIPAWEMIKHSVNIHRGCFGGCSFCTISAHQGKFINSRSERSILSEVEKITQMPGFKGYLSDVGAPSANMYRMGGRDRELCRKCRRASCLHPKPCPNLDNDHRPLLALYEKIRAVKGIKKAFIGSGIRYDLFDRSPYLETVLKHHTSGRLKVAPEHTEDNVLKLMRKPPFALFERLTADFHRICSQEHLPYQLIPYFISSHPGCTERDMKSLADKVLGKMHFNLEQVQDLTPTPMTLSSVMFYTGENPYTHEKVYVARSQDDKRRQKSYFFGGKGGPGQQPFRKGGPGARPERKYTKKG is encoded by the coding sequence GACGACCTGCGCGACTTCACTAAGCTGGGCACGCCACGCCTCTTTTTCGGGGTCTCGGGCGGGTCGATGGACTCGATGGTCAACCACTACACGGCCAACCTGCGCCTGCGCCACGACGACGCCTACACCCCCGGCGGCAGGGCGGGATTCCGTCCCGACCACGCCGTGACGGTCTATTCGCAAATCCTCAAGCGCCTCTACCCGCACGTCCCGGTGGTCATCGGGGGCATCGAGGCCTCGCTGCGCCGCCTGACCCACTATGACTACTGGAGCGATGCGCTGAAACCCTCGATACTGGCCGATTCGGGCGCCGACCTTTTGATCTACGGCATGGGCGAACGGGTCGTGCAGGAGGTTGCCCGGGCGATGCGCAACGGCTACAACGCCAAGCTGCTGCGCAAAATCCGGCAGGTGGCGTTCCTCTCCGACGAGAATTATGTTTCGCGGCTCGACCCCGCAACGACGATCCGTCTCAACAGCTACGAAAAGTGCGTCGCCGACAAGGTCGCTTTCGGCGAGAATTTCACGGTCATCGAGACCCAAAGCAACCTGATGAATCCCGAGGCGACGCTCGTGGAGGCTGTCGGCGACCGCTATACGGTCGTTACGCCCGCCAACACAACGCTCTCGACCGAAGAGCTGGACCACTCGTTCGACCTCCCCTACGAACGCGCCCCGCATCCGCGTTATGCGGGTAAGGGCGACATCCCGGCATGGGAGATGATCAAACATTCGGTCAATATTCACCGCGGCTGCTTCGGGGGCTGCTCGTTCTGCACCATCTCGGCGCATCAGGGCAAGTTCATCAACTCGCGCAGTGAACGCTCGATCCTCTCCGAAGTAGAGAAAATTACGCAAATGCCGGGATTCAAGGGCTATCTGTCCGACGTCGGGGCCCCTTCGGCCAACATGTACCGCATGGGCGGCCGCGACCGCGAGCTGTGCCGCAAGTGCCGCCGCGCATCGTGCCTCCACCCGAAGCCATGTCCCAACCTCGACAACGACCACCGGCCGTTACTGGCTCTGTATGAGAAAATCCGCGCTGTAAAAGGTATCAAAAAGGCCTTTATCGGCAGCGGCATCCGTTACGACCTGTTCGACCGGTCGCCCTATCTGGAGACGGTGCTGAAGCACCACACCTCGGGACGACTTAAAGTAGCGCCCGAACACACCGAGGATAACGTATTGAAACTGATGCGCAAACCTCCGTTCGCACTCTTCGAACGGCTGACCGCCGACTTCCATCGCATTTGCAGTCAGGAACATCTGCCCTATCAGTTGATCCCTTACTTCATCTCGTCACACCCGGGATGCACCGAGCGGGATATGAAATCGCTGGCCGACAAGGTGTTGGGAAAGATGCATTTCAACCTCGAGCAGGTGCAGGACTTGACGCCCACGCCGATGACCCTCTCGTCGGTGATGTTCTACACGGGCGAAAATCCCTACACGCACGAAAAAGTCTACGTCGCCCGTTCGCAGGACGACAAACGGCGGCAGAAATCGTATTTTTTCGGCGGAAAGGGAGGTCCGGGACAGCAACCATTCCGGAAAGGAGGCCCGGGAGCCCGTCCGGAGCGGAAATACACGAAAAAAGGCTGA
- a CDS encoding YeiH family protein: MKNFFEKLRVEDWVVVWVSIPLLLLAALIPADLPNVPSTLVGEVAWYNIAYLFAIVLVVLYVGCLLLRRPLKGLLPSLVVVFAVSLLAQVVAKIPAVSYYGFESVFFSVLFGLLIRNVWRVPAWMKPAIQGEFFIKIGVVCLGATILFSDVMKSGVFGLVQACLVVAVVWFFAFWFSRRMKVDQRSAMILSSGVSICGVSASITAARVVGGDDKKLSYIVSLVLIVVVPMIYLMPWLANLILPHLFSPEVAEEVAGAWIGGTIDTTSGVAASSMIVGEVANQHAVIIKAAQNVLIGVVAFFIALYLSTRGEKGGQAPSLGIVWEKFPKFILGFVAASLVFSLCQSNDLFTLSAKGKLLEPGVAKMFSTVFFSLAFVCIGLDTRLKDIVSKENRNVLWSFLAAQTFNIVVTFLIACLLFGILKPAL, from the coding sequence ATGAAAAACTTTTTCGAAAAACTCCGCGTCGAAGACTGGGTGGTGGTCTGGGTCTCCATCCCGCTGCTGCTGCTTGCGGCGCTCATTCCCGCCGATCTGCCCAATGTCCCCTCGACCCTCGTGGGCGAGGTCGCATGGTACAATATCGCCTACCTGTTCGCCATCGTGCTGGTGGTGCTCTATGTCGGCTGCCTGCTGCTGCGGCGCCCCCTCAAGGGGCTGCTGCCGTCGCTGGTCGTCGTTTTCGCCGTCTCGCTGCTGGCGCAGGTCGTGGCCAAGATCCCGGCGGTGTCGTACTACGGCTTCGAATCGGTCTTCTTTTCGGTGCTGTTCGGCCTCCTGATCCGCAACGTGTGGCGTGTCCCCGCGTGGATGAAACCTGCCATTCAGGGCGAGTTCTTCATCAAGATCGGCGTGGTGTGCCTCGGCGCCACGATCCTCTTCAGCGACGTGATGAAGTCGGGCGTCTTCGGTCTCGTGCAGGCCTGTCTCGTGGTGGCTGTCGTGTGGTTCTTCGCCTTCTGGTTTTCGCGCCGCATGAAGGTCGACCAGCGTTCGGCGATGATCCTTTCGAGCGGCGTCTCGATCTGCGGTGTCTCGGCCTCGATCACCGCCGCACGCGTGGTGGGCGGCGACGATAAGAAACTCTCCTACATCGTCTCGCTGGTGCTGATCGTCGTCGTTCCGATGATCTACCTCATGCCGTGGCTGGCTAACCTGATCCTTCCGCACCTGTTCTCCCCCGAGGTGGCCGAGGAGGTCGCCGGGGCGTGGATCGGCGGTACGATCGACACTACGTCGGGCGTCGCCGCGTCGAGCATGATCGTCGGTGAGGTCGCCAACCAGCATGCCGTGATCATCAAGGCGGCGCAGAACGTGCTGATCGGCGTCGTGGCGTTCTTCATCGCGCTCTACCTTTCGACCCGCGGCGAGAAGGGCGGTCAGGCCCCCTCGCTGGGTATCGTCTGGGAGAAGTTCCCCAAATTCATCCTCGGGTTCGTGGCGGCATCGCTGGTTTTCAGTCTTTGCCAGTCGAACGACCTCTTCACGCTCAGCGCCAAGGGCAAGCTCCTCGAACCGGGCGTGGCGAAGATGTTTTCGACGGTCTTCTTCTCGCTGGCGTTCGTCTGCATCGGCCTCGACACACGCCTCAAGGACATCGTTTCGAAGGAGAACCGCAACGTCCTCTGGTCGTTCCTCGCGGCACAGACCTTCAATATCGTCGTGACGTTCCTGATCGCCTGTCTGCTCTTCGGCATCCTCAAACCGGCCCTTTAA